The DNA window CTATATATGGAGGTGCTGTCATTAAAAATCCCAAGGTGGAACCGATACCAACAAGTACGGCAACGGCAGGACTTATTGTCATGGCTATGAACATTGGTACGTGTGATGCTAAAGTAGCTGAAAAAGGTGGTATGACTATTTTTAAGAATCCGAACTGAATTGGAATGATGATTGCTAATGCCGTAAGTAATGCGCCTGTCACTAGTTCTTTAAGTTTCATATTATTTCCTCCCATCAATGTGTAAATGCAGTTGTCTTGTCATATAAATTCATAAAAAATGCTTAATGTTTATTATATACCAATATATATAATATGTACATAGTAATTTTTGGGGTTGTGAGGCTGTTTCATAAATCAAATTTATAAAAACGTTCTCCACAAAACATATAAAAATAAATATAAAATTAAGCACCTCGCTCTACATAGATTAGGAAACGAGGTCCTTTTGTTCTCACTTTAACCCACTGAAGAGACTAATGACACAGCCCCAGAATCGTCCCCTGGAATAAAATACGCCGGCTGTATGCCGGCGTATTTTATTCCGCTTTTTCCATCATGCTCTTTATCTTCATGAGCCTTGTGAGATTTCCTCTTTCATTCTCTTCAAGCTTCATGGTGATATATTTTATAGTTTCCTCCAATTGAGGAATCATTACATATTCCAATGCGTTAACCCTTCTCCTGGTCTTTTCGATTTCGTCTGCCATAAGCTGGCAGGTCTTTTCCACCTCTGCAAGTTCAAGGAGATGAGGTAAAATATCATATAGCTTTTTTATCGCTCTGTCCAGCTCGCCGCTGCTCTGAGCAAAACCGTAGGGATAAATACTGGCACCTTGTTTTGCATCTCTTACAAATTTCATAACGGGAACGTTTACGCTCATTATGTTTCTTTGAGATACATCAAGGCTTACCCTCTCAGTAGGTATAAGTATGGCAGCTTCCAGCATTTCTGTAGACATGACGGCTTTTGCCATCATAAATTCTTTCAAAGATTCGGACAGTTCTTTTTCAACGCTTAATCTAAGCTCATTATTTCTCTTAATAAGCTCTATGAATTTTTTCATCAGCTCATCCTGTTTATCCTTTAAAAGCTTATGCCCTCTTGCTGCAACCTTAAGCCTTTTCTTTAGGCGGGTATTCTCCATCCTGGTAGGGTTTACATTCAAACGCATGCCTATTCATCCCCTTTTTTGGGAAGGTATTTATCAATGTATTCGTCTCTGATCCTCTTCAATTCTCCTCTTGGAATTATTGACAAAAGCTGCCAGCCAAGGGTCAAGGTCTCTTCGATGGTCCTGTCAGTATATTCTCCCTGGGAGACATACTTCCTCTCAAACTCATCGGCAAATTTAGCATACAGCTTATCAATATCCGATAATGCACCTTCACCTAATATTACCGCCAGCTCTTTAGCCTGTTTTCCCTGTGCATAAGCTGCAAAAAGCTGGTTCATGGTGTCAGCATGGTCTTCCCTTGTTTTATTCTTTCCTATACCTTTATCTTTAAGCCTTGAAAGCGAAGGAAGAACGTCTATAGGAGGCATCAGACCTTTTCTGTATAGTTCCCTGCTTAATATTATCTGACCCTCGGTAATATACCCTGTAAGGTCAGGAATGGGATGAGTCTTGTCATCTTCCGGCATTGTAAGTATTGGAATCTGAGTTATTGAACCTTCTCTTCCCTTAATCCTTCCTGCCCTTTCATATAAAGTTGAAAGGTCAGTATAGAGGTATCCGGGATATCCTCTTCTTCCAGGAACCTCCTTACGTGCTGCTGATACTTCCCTCAAGGCTTCTGCGTAGTTTGTCATATCCGTTAATATAACAAGTACATGCATATCCTTTTCATAGGCTAGGTATTCGGCGCATGTCAGTGCCATTCTTGGAGTTGCAATTCTTTCAATTGCCGGGTCGTTTGCAAGATTCATAAATAGAACGGCCCTGTCAATAGCTCCAGTCTTTTTGAAATCGCTTATGAAGAAGTCTGCTTCTTCAAAGGTTATACCCATGGCGGCAAATACAACGGCGAATTTGCTGTCGGCAGCCAAAACTTTTGCCTGACGTGCAATCTGTGCTGCCAGCCTTGAATGGGGCAAACCTGAACCTGAAAATATAGGAAGCTTTTGTCCTCTAACAAGTGTATTCAATCCGTCAATTGCCGATATACCTGTTTGTATAAACTCTGAAGGATAGTCTCTGGCGACAGGATTTATAGGTTCACCGGATATATCAACCCTTTTCTCGGGCAATATCTTAGGGCCGTCATCCTTTGGCCTTCCAAGTCCGTCAAATACTCTCCCCAGCATATCTATTGATACGCCAAGCTCCAATGACCTTCCTAAAAATCTTACCTTACTGTCCCTTAAATTTATGCCGGATGAGCTCTCGAAGAGCTGTATCAAGGCTTTATCACCATTTATTTCAAGGACTCTTCCTCTTCTAATTTCACCTGTTTGAGTTTCTATTTCAACAAGCTCGTCATATGCAGCGCCTTCAACCTGATCGACAAGCATCAAAGGACCTGCAACTTCTCTTACCGTTCTGTATTCCTTAAGCATCCTAAGCACCTTCCCCCATTAGAGAATCCATCTGTACCCTAAGCTCTTCATATACGTCGTCTATTTCATTGATCTTATCTTCTGAAATATATTTTACCCTGGATATCCTGTCTTTTACAGGAAGAGATTCTAATTTACTAAGATAAGCTCCCTTATCAAGGGCTTCTTTTCCCAGGGTATAATAATCCATAATAAGCTTCAGCATTTTATACTGCTTCTGCATTGAGGTATATGTATCTACTTCATGGAATGCATTCTGGTGCAGGTAGTCTTCTCTTACTGTACGGGCTATATCCAAGGTCCATCTGTCACCTTCGGACAATGCATCCAAACCTACCAGCCTGACGATTTCCTGAAGTTCATCTTCTTCCTGCAGTATTCTCATTGCATCGCTTACAAGATTAGGCCATCCGGGTACTTTCATGTTCTTTTCAATGTAAGGTCTTATCGTATCCATATATAGCGAGTAGCTCTGCAGCCAGTTTATTGCCGGGAAGTGCCTTCTGTATGCAAGGTCCGCATCCAGTCCCCAGAAAACCTTAACTATTTTTAAGGTAGCCTGGGTAACAGGCTCGGAAATATCTCCTCCGGGGGGTGATACGGCACCTATTGCACTAAGTGCTCCTATCCTTTCCTGTCCGCCTAAGCAAACAACCTTGCCGGCACGTTCATAGAATTCTGCCAATCTTGATGTAAGATATGCAGGATATCCTTCTTCGCCCGGCATTTCTTCAAGACGTCCAGACATTTCACGCAAGGCTTCCGCCCATCTTGATGTAGAGTCTGCCATCATGGCTACGGAGTATCCCATATCCCTATAGTATTCCGCAATTGTTATACCTGTGTATATTGATGCCTCACGGGCTGCAACAGGCATATTGGAAGTATTGGCAATGAGCACCGTTCTTTTCATCAATGGCTCTCCGGATTTTGGGTCCTTAAGCTCCGGGAACTCCATCAAAACGTCTGTCATTTCGTTTCCGCGCTCTCCGCAGCCAACATATACAACTATCTCCGCATCTGCCCATTTTGCAAACTGATGCTGGACTACCGTCTTTCCGCTTCCGAAAGGTCCGGGAACGCAAGCTGTTCCGCCTTTGGCAACGGGAAAGAATGTATCGATTATCCTCTGGCCTGTGATCATGGGTTCCTCAGGTGTTATCTTATTCTTATAAGGTCTTCCCTTTCTTACCGGCCATTTCTGCATCATCATGACTTCCTGTATGGAGCCTCCCTTTGTCTTTACGCTGCAAACAGGATAATCTACAGTAAATTCCCCTGCTTTAATATCGGTAATTTCTCCTTCAACATAAGGCGGAATTAAAATTCTGTGTTCAACTATAGTGGTTTCCTGCACTACACCGATTACATCTCCGCCGACAACTTTATCTCCCAATTTTACAACAGGCTTGAAATTCCACTTTTTAGTTCTGTCCAGTGAAGGTACGTTTATACCTCTTGTTATAAAGTCCCCTGCTTCTTTAGCAACGGCCTCCAAAGGCCTTTGTATACCGTCAAACATTGTTTCTATAAGTCCGGGACCCAATTCAACGCTTAGTGGCTCTCCCGTTGTTTCAACAGGCTGTTCAGGCTTTAATCCTGAAGTTTCTTCATATACCTGAATGGAAGCCTTGTCGCCTCTCATTTCTATTATTTCGCCGATGAGCTTTTTCTCGCCAACCCTGACAACGTCAAACATCTTAGCATCGCTCATACCCTCAGCTATGACAAGAGGTCCGGATATTTTTAAAATCTTACCACTACCCAAGCTATCAACCTTCTTTCTTTGATAGAATATCAACTCCGACAGCTTTCTCCACATTATCCTTTACACTGGCAAGGCCAATACCAAGACTTCCCTGAGTCCCCGGTATAAGAATAATAGCAGGAAGCATCTGTTTTTTATAACGCTCTATAGTTTCTGATATATCTTTTGCAACAGTTTCTGTGATAAATATCAGTCCATATCCTTTCCGGGCCATAGTATCTACTGTTTTTTCAGCATCATCTTTATTTTCCACAGCCTTTACATCTAACCCTAGGGCAAGAAAAGCTATTATAGAATCCCTCTCTCCGACAACACCTATTTTATACATAAATATCACGCAGCCTTTCCCTGATAACATCCGGGCGGACTTCATTCTTTTTTCCTGTCAATATAATCCTAAGCGCCCTTATTTCATTTTCTCTTGCAATTATAAATGCTGCCAGAGGCTCCGGACCAAACATAATTAATTTAGCTTTCCACAAATAATCAATCAAATAATTGTCACCATATTTTTCAATACTCCCAAGATTCCCATCCTTAAAATAGTCTTCTATTCCTGCCTTTACCCACGTAAAATGCTTTGTATGGGCAATTTTGTTTGCAAAATTATCCAGCGAAGCATTGAGATTATTCACAAACACATCTTTGTCAACTTGGCCTCCAGGAATGAATATTTTTTGGAAAAGCTCTCGTTCTTTATCCTGCACTTTAACTCTGATAAATGCCTTTATATTTATCAAATCAATAAAGAGCTTTACTAAATCTAAGAGATAATCCTGTCTTTTATCCTTTGCCACTTGCAGCATATATTGATACATTCCTTTGTCAATCGTAATATCAATTTCCTGAGGATCTTGATTGGCTGCATAATCTTCCAAAGCTTTTTGTATACTTTGCCTTAATGTGTCCGGCATATCTTTGTAGTTTTCTTCTTTTATCATATACTTTAAGGCATCTACAGGTATTGTTCCGGCATCAATTACGATTGAAGAAGTATCAGTACCGCTTATTTTACTTTTTGTCAGGCATTTTATGTTATGTCCGTCATACCGTATAGCTAAGATATCTATCACTTCTTTAACAGGAGAAGTCTTATACATTTCTTTGTACAAATCTTCAATAGACCTTTTGAGTCCTTCCTCATAAGAAGACAATGTTATATATTCACTATAAACAGAGTCCTGAAGCATCCTGATACAGTCTTCAAAACTTTTTGCATCTACAAGGGCTTCAAGTTTTGATTTGTCCAGCATCTTAGTTTCCAGGAACCTTAACCGGGCAACGCTCTGGGCAAAAATTGTATTATCCATTCAAATCCCTCCTTATGAGGTTACCTGTCCTCGAAAAGTAAACCTGCTATCTCTCCTTCAAGACTTTCCCTGAGTGATCTTATCAATGATTCCACTGAACAATTAACTTCTATGCCTTTGTTTTTTAATAAAAAGCCCGACTTTATATTTCTTTTTTCATCGCTTATTTTCAACATCCAATTTTTATTCTGTGAAGTCAGCTTTTGATTAACCATTGCAACCAATCCCGGGTCAAGCCTGTCTTTATCATTATCAGATAAAATAACCTCTTCATCGCCTGTTTCAACACTATTTATAAGTAGCTCTTCAATAAAAACCGAATAATCTTTCTTATCCATACTGTTTATTTTTTCTTCAGCCAGTGTAAATATTTTATCTATCAGTTCCTGCTTTGCAGAAAGAACATTATTTCTACCATCCAGCCGTGCTCTTGCAATTATCCTGTCTTTACTGTCTTCCCCATTTTTTTGTGCCTTAGCTTTTGCTTCATTGATAGCCGATTCGGCTTTTATCTTGGATTCTTCTAATATTTGCTTAGCTTTATCTTCTGCTTCTTTTAGTATTTTTTCAGCCTCAATTTCATCATCCCTAAGTATTCTTTTCTTTAAATTATCTATACCGGCCATTTCCGCCACTCCCTTATAGCGTTATATTTACTATCATCAATATTGAAGTTATAAGAGCTATAACCGCATAAGTTTCAACAACTACGGCATAGATAACACCATTAAAGAACTTTTCAGGCTTTTTGGCAAGTATCTGGATACCTGCTGCTGCCGTTTTACCTTGCTGTATGGCAGAAAAATATTGAACAAAAGCAACGGGTAAACATGCCATAAGAAACATAAATCCTTGATAAAGTGACAATGGTACCAAGTTTCCTGTCAGCAACCCAATTCTTGAAAGAACAATAAGTGCTGTTATAAAACCGTAGAATCCCTGTGTACCTGGAACAACTTGAAGTATCAACGACTTAGAAAATTTCTCAGGGTCTTCTGAAACTAATCCCGCAGCCGCTTCTCCAACTATGGCAACGCCTCTTGCCGATCCCATACCTGCCATCAATGCTGCCAGTGCGGCGCCTAGTAATGTTAATATAGGTCCTCCGAATTCACTTAAAAATGCTAAAAAGTTTGTTGATTCCATGAAAATTCCTCCCTTATTTCTCTGTATTTACTTTGATAAATTTTGTAGTTATTTTTAAAGGATTGAAAGCTTTGCCTCCACCTTCATAAAACTTTCCGAAAAACTCAAGATACTGCAGCCTGCATGCGTGTACATATGTTCCCAATAAACCTATTAGCAGGTTGAATGTATGACCAGCAATAAATATTATGGGCCCCAGTACTATTACAAAAATTCCTCCTCCTAGAAGCTGTATGAGCATATTGAAAGACGAACCTATAAGGCCTGTTGCTAGACCTAAAGCTAAAAGCCTTGAATATGAAAGTAAATCGCCTATATACCCTGTTACACCATATAATCCATATATTCCTCCGAATATTTTACCCGACAGGCTTGCATTCGCCCTGCCCTGCGTAAGCAAAAGACCTGCTGCACCTGCAAC is part of the Oxobacter pfennigii genome and encodes:
- a CDS encoding V-type ATP synthase subunit A, coding for MGSGKILKISGPLVIAEGMSDAKMFDVVRVGEKKLIGEIIEMRGDKASIQVYEETSGLKPEQPVETTGEPLSVELGPGLIETMFDGIQRPLEAVAKEAGDFITRGINVPSLDRTKKWNFKPVVKLGDKVVGGDVIGVVQETTIVEHRILIPPYVEGEITDIKAGEFTVDYPVCSVKTKGGSIQEVMMMQKWPVRKGRPYKNKITPEEPMITGQRIIDTFFPVAKGGTACVPGPFGSGKTVVQHQFAKWADAEIVVYVGCGERGNEMTDVLMEFPELKDPKSGEPLMKRTVLIANTSNMPVAAREASIYTGITIAEYYRDMGYSVAMMADSTSRWAEALREMSGRLEEMPGEEGYPAYLTSRLAEFYERAGKVVCLGGQERIGALSAIGAVSPPGGDISEPVTQATLKIVKVFWGLDADLAYRRHFPAINWLQSYSLYMDTIRPYIEKNMKVPGWPNLVSDAMRILQEEDELQEIVRLVGLDALSEGDRWTLDIARTVREDYLHQNAFHEVDTYTSMQKQYKMLKLIMDYYTLGKEALDKGAYLSKLESLPVKDRISRVKYISEDKINEIDDVYEELRVQMDSLMGEGA
- a CDS encoding V-type ATP synthase subunit D codes for the protein MRLNVNPTRMENTRLKKRLKVAARGHKLLKDKQDELMKKFIELIKRNNELRLSVEKELSESLKEFMMAKAVMSTEMLEAAILIPTERVSLDVSQRNIMSVNVPVMKFVRDAKQGASIYPYGFAQSSGELDRAIKKLYDILPHLLELAEVEKTCQLMADEIEKTRRRVNALEYVMIPQLEETIKYITMKLEENERGNLTRLMKIKSMMEKAE
- a CDS encoding V-type ATP synthase subunit E produces the protein MAGIDNLKKRILRDDEIEAEKILKEAEDKAKQILEESKIKAESAINEAKAKAQKNGEDSKDRIIARARLDGRNNVLSAKQELIDKIFTLAEEKINSMDKKDYSVFIEELLINSVETGDEEVILSDNDKDRLDPGLVAMVNQKLTSQNKNWMLKISDEKRNIKSGFLLKNKGIEVNCSVESLIRSLRESLEGEIAGLLFEDR
- a CDS encoding V-type ATP synthase subunit B — its product is MLKEYRTVREVAGPLMLVDQVEGAAYDELVEIETQTGEIRRGRVLEINGDKALIQLFESSSGINLRDSKVRFLGRSLELGVSIDMLGRVFDGLGRPKDDGPKILPEKRVDISGEPINPVARDYPSEFIQTGISAIDGLNTLVRGQKLPIFSGSGLPHSRLAAQIARQAKVLAADSKFAVVFAAMGITFEEADFFISDFKKTGAIDRAVLFMNLANDPAIERIATPRMALTCAEYLAYEKDMHVLVILTDMTNYAEALREVSAARKEVPGRRGYPGYLYTDLSTLYERAGRIKGREGSITQIPILTMPEDDKTHPIPDLTGYITEGQIILSRELYRKGLMPPIDVLPSLSRLKDKGIGKNKTREDHADTMNQLFAAYAQGKQAKELAVILGEGALSDIDKLYAKFADEFERKYVSQGEYTDRTIEETLTLGWQLLSIIPRGELKRIRDEYIDKYLPKKGDE
- a CDS encoding V-type ATP synthase subunit C, which codes for MDNTIFAQSVARLRFLETKMLDKSKLEALVDAKSFEDCIRMLQDSVYSEYITLSSYEEGLKRSIEDLYKEMYKTSPVKEVIDILAIRYDGHNIKCLTKSKISGTDTSSIVIDAGTIPVDALKYMIKEENYKDMPDTLRQSIQKALEDYAANQDPQEIDITIDKGMYQYMLQVAKDKRQDYLLDLVKLFIDLINIKAFIRVKVQDKERELFQKIFIPGGQVDKDVFVNNLNASLDNFANKIAHTKHFTWVKAGIEDYFKDGNLGSIEKYGDNYLIDYLWKAKLIMFGPEPLAAFIIARENEIRALRIILTGKKNEVRPDVIRERLRDIYV
- a CDS encoding V-type ATP synthase subunit K, which produces MESTNFLAFLSEFGGPILTLLGAALAALMAGMGSARGVAIVGEAAAGLVSEDPEKFSKSLILQVVPGTQGFYGFITALIVLSRIGLLTGNLVPLSLYQGFMFLMACLPVAFVQYFSAIQQGKTAAAGIQILAKKPEKFFNGVIYAVVVETYAVIALITSILMIVNITL
- a CDS encoding V-type ATP synthase subunit F is translated as MYKIGVVGERDSIIAFLALGLDVKAVENKDDAEKTVDTMARKGYGLIFITETVAKDISETIERYKKQMLPAIILIPGTQGSLGIGLASVKDNVEKAVGVDILSKKEG